In a genomic window of Ipomoea triloba cultivar NCNSP0323 chromosome 3, ASM357664v1:
- the LOC116013543 gene encoding uncharacterized protein LOC116013543 isoform X2, with translation MAVVSGDSVAEQAKDNKGTKQKQRNNCPGVRVVGGRIYDSRNGKTCHQCRQKTMDYMSGCKNVKNNKPCVIQFCHKCLLNRYGEKAEEVSTLENWNCPKCRGICNCSCCMKKRGFQPTGILVHTAKATGFTSVSEMLQVKGPGNIDHEKALNKKDAPTKETDASDKESRKMKRQEYEKTQKGHCSSGNDDVSSTAIDTSPKKKKINKMKQEGIPKTKNPNEEGSQKNEIHGECKRKRKSENMKKQVSSEMPDEATGKDIGDGTDLDIKNENLNPVIPLPEGIGLTAVAGADLPQEDIGDALQFLEFCAAFGKVLDLKKGQGEAVLRDLVQGRATRRGKSNVTAQFLVNLLLVIEEDLGEESSTLNCTDGTDAWFKYLKELVSESLTVAKNMGLDSLNDAADGFDSLSPSIKLKLLNFVCDEVLLTAKVRNWMDDENTRCAEKAKELKVKVSAAKEEEKRLKQKLQDNIAEKIISKNGAPITVSEHDAIVAQVKRETAEAHAAVLESKGLWLKCNQKADAVRTEPIYVDSNGQVLWRLKSYSEKSEILLQEVVGAGDDASHEKWSTFDVEQKEIVEKRIDSFRHKRIRGSA, from the exons ATGGCGGTTGTTTCAGGCGATTCCGTGGCGGAGCAGGCGAAGGACAACAAGGGAACCAAACAGAAACAGCGGAATAATTGCCCTGGCGTGCGGGTTGTGGGCGGACGGATCTATGATTCCAGAAATGGCAAGACGTGCCACCAG tgCCGTCAGAAAACCATGGACTACATGTCAGGATGCAAGAATGTAAAGAATAATAAGCCGTGTGTCATTCAATTTTGCCACAAATGCCTCTTGAATAG ATATGGGGAGAAGGCAGAAGAAGTTTCAACTCTCGAGAACTGGAACTGTCCAAAATGCAGAGGCATTTGCAACTGTAGTTGTTGCAT GAAAAAGCGAGGTTTCCAGCCTACTGGTATTCTTGTGCACACAGCCAAGGCGACTGGATTTACTTCTGTGTCAGAAATGCTACAGGTTAAAGGACCAGGGAACATTGATCATGAAAAAGCTCTCAATAAGAAGGATGCTCCAACTAAAGAGACCGATGCTTCAGACAAG GAAtctagaaaaatgaaaagacaaGAGTATGAGAAGACTCAGAAGGGACACTGCAGTAGTGGAAATGATGATGTTTCATCAACAGCTATTGATACTtccccaaaaaagaaaaaaattaataaaatgaagCAAGAGGGCATACCAAAGACAAAAAATCCCAATGAAGAGGGTTCCCAGAAGAATGAAATACATGGTGAatgtaaaagaaaaaggaaatcaGAGAACATGAAGAAACAAGTATCAAGCGAGATGCCTGATGAAGCCACTGGTAAAGATATTGGGGATGGCACTGATCTTGatatcaaaaatgaaaatttaaatccTGTTATTCCCCTGCCTGAGGGGATTGGACTTACAGCTGTAGCTGGCGCTGATTTACCTCAAGAAGATATTGGGGATGCCTTGCAATTTTTAGAGTTTTGTGCTGCATTTGGAAAG GTTCTTGATTTAAAGAAAGGGCAGGGTGAAGCTGTTCTTAGAGATTTGGTACAAGGGCGAGCTACAAGGCGAGGAAAATCTAATGTGACTGCCCAGTTTCTTGTTAACTTGCTATTGGTCATTGAAGAGGATCTGGGAGAAGA GTCTTCAACATTAAATTGTACAGATGGAACAGATGCATGGTTCAAATATCTTAAAGAGCTCGTTTCTGAATCCCTAACAGTTGCAAAGAATATGGGCTTGGATTCCTTAAATGATGCAGCTGACGGATTTGATAGCTTAAGCCCCTCAATAAAACTAAAGCTATTGAACTTTGTCTGTGATGAAGTTCTTCTCACTGC AAAGGTCAGGAATTGGATGGATGATGAGAATACAAGATGTGCTGAAAAGGCGAAGgaattaaaagtaaaagtttCAGCTGCGAAAGAGGAG gAAAAGCGTTTGAAGCAGAAACTACAGGATAACATTGCTGAAAAAATCATTTCGAAGAATGGTGCTCCCATTACAGTATCGGAGCATGATGCCATTGTTGCTCAAGTTAAGCGTGAGACAGCAGAAGCTCATGCTGCAGTGCTGGAGTCCAAAGGCTTATGGTTAAAAT GTAATCAAAAAGCTGATGCTGTTAGAACAGAGCCCATCTATGTAGACTCCAATGGTCAGGTGCTCTGGAGATTGAAAAGCTACTCTGAGAAATCTGAAATACTACTTCAAG AGGTGGTGGGAGCTGGGGATGATGCATCACATGAAAAATGGTCTACTTTTGATGTGGAACAGAAAGAAATAGTTGAGAAGCGGATTGACTCTTTCAG GCACAAAAGGATCAGGGGTTCAGCATAA
- the LOC116012051 gene encoding uncharacterized protein LOC116012051: MSSRIMKQPSFGSRRHEHDEEPEFNLTDWGLKAKISRENTNSRRFSASYIRSFREDAKSFRSNLTISSTASSPGYNLKEEIDPSTYSFTTALKALQAKTVYSWEYMSPEGLALNSKWDEAEKYICNPLSGEVPMECLSAKTLSGRSFRQLTSRITMSAPLIYPARQAPKPPMPPPLEINQPHTPIPTQEKKIGVTRDVGTQSTPPPYLGSSSSPSPAPTPSIEERSIKRHASESPSSCAKPKSEEEEETEELKSGTTREEEDVTGRDELEEKTKAEKEKEKVRSSRQGGCLSWRSFLWMRKRQRRREKHRPRKKNNIFLCPIHEC, translated from the exons ATGAGTAGTAGAATCATGAAACAGCCTTCTTTCGGTTCCAGACGTCACGAACACGATGAAGAACCCGAGTTCAACTTGACAGATTGGGGTCTCAAGGCCAAAATCAGCCGCGAAAATACCAATTCCAGAAGGTTTTCTGCTTCTTACATCAGAAGTTTCAGGGAAGATGCAAAGTCTTTCAGATCAAACCTTACAATTTCCAGCACTGCTTCGTCTCCGGGATACAACTTGAAAG AGGAAATTGACCCTTCAACGTATTCTTTCACCACTGCCCTTAAAG ctTTGCAGGCTAAGACGGTGTATAGCTGGGAATATATGTCGCCGGAGGGATTGGCTTTGAACTCGAAGTGGGATGAAGCTGAGAAATATATATGCAATCCGTTATCCGGTGAAGTGCCAATGGAATGCCTGTCTGCAAAAACGCTGAGCGGGAGATCATTCCGGCAGCTAACCAGCCGGATTACAATGTCTGCGCCGCTCATTTATCCGGCCAGACAGGCGCCCAAGCCACCCATGCCGCCTCCTCTTGAAATCAATCAACCCCACACTCCCATTCCCACCCaag AGAAGAAGATTGGCGTGACTAGAGATGTGGGAACTCAAAGCACTCCACCACCTTACCTTGGTTCAAGCAGCAGCCCAAGCCCTGCACCCACTCCCTCCATTGAAGAAAGGTCCATCAAGCGCCATGCCAGTGAATCACCTTCCTCCTGTGCAAAACCAAAAtctgaggaagaagaagag ACGGAAGAACTGAAAAGCGGGACGACGAGAGAGGAAGAAGACGTCACGGGTAGAGATGAGTTGGAAGAGAAAACGAAAGccgagaaggagaaggagaaggttAGGAGCAGCAGGCAAGGAGGGTGTTTGTCATGGAGGAGTTTTCTATGGATGAGAAAAAGGCAAAGGCGCAGAGAGAAACATAGaccaaggaagaagaacaatATCTTTCTTTGCCCTATTCATGAATGCTAG
- the LOC116013544 gene encoding uncharacterized protein LOC116013544 gives MKAAVAMSGGSGGTILCSPRFAAHLLSLSRNQSLSSTLKFSSAVSITRRSILAKPQNPLRLKLVCGAADSTQTQPSSVTSSDKSVVNDDGFSLSKISFGVVGLGVGVSLLSYGFGAYFNIIPGSEWSALMLTYGFPLAIIGMALKYAELKPVPCVTYSDAQMLREKCATPILKQVRSDVTRFRYGDEQHLDEALKRIFQYGQGGGIARRSAPILQMIREEVTEDGKYCLVLVFEAKALELSDFEKRREKFASFFGPGISSEIVKGDKDLYEVRLISNTTL, from the exons ATGAAAGCAGCTGTGGCCATGTCGGGAGGAAGCGGCGGAACCATCCTCTGTTCGCCGCGTTTTGCGGCTCATTTACTCTCTCTGAGTCGAAACCAATCTCTGTCCTCCACGCTCAAGTTCAGTTCGGCGGTTTCCATTACTCGACGTTCGATTTTGGCGAAGCCGCAAAATCCGCTCCGGCTTAAATTAGTCTGCGGAGCTGCTGATTCAACTCAGACTCAGCCTTCCTCCGTTACTTCTTCCGACAAGTCCGTCGTTAACGATGATGGATTTTCCCTTTCCAAG ATTTCATTTGGTGTTGTTGGACTTGGTGTGGGGGTTTCACTTCTCTC GTATGGTTTTGGAGCATACTTTAATATCATTCCTGGATCTGAGTGGTCTGCATTGATGCTTACATATGGCTTTCCTCTTGCTATAATTGGCATGGCCCTCAAG TATGCAGAGCTTAAACCAGTACCGTGTGTGACCTACTCAGATGCTCAAATGTTAAGGGAAAAGTGTGCTACTCCAATCCTTAAACAG GTCAGGAGTGATGTGACAAGGTTCCGTTATGGGGATGAGCAACATTTGGATGAGGCATTGAAACGGATTTTCCAATATGGCCAG GGTGGAGGAATTGCACGGAGGAGTGCTCCCATTTTGCAAATGATCCGCGAAGAG GTTACGGAAGATGGTAAATATTGTCTAGTGTTGGTGTTCGAGGCCAAAGCTTTGGAGCTCTCAGATTTCGAAAAAAGACGG GAAAAATTTGCTTCCTTCTTTGGTCCAGGAATTTCATCTGAAATTG TTAAGGGAGACAAAGACTTGTATGAAGTCCGACTAATTTCCAACACAACATTGTAA
- the LOC116013543 gene encoding uncharacterized protein LOC116013543 isoform X1, protein MAVVSGDSVAEQAKDNKGTKQKQRNNCPGVRVVGGRIYDSRNGKTCHQCRQKTMDYMSGCKNVKNNKPCVIQFCHKCLLNRYGEKAEEVSTLENWNCPKCRGICNCSCCMKKRGFQPTGILVHTAKATGFTSVSEMLQVKGPGNIDHEKALNKKDAPTKETDASDKGAEVVSPTKRGKENIFNGSIDSNTQPLISSNIPPKQESRKMKRQEYEKTQKGHCSSGNDDVSSTAIDTSPKKKKINKMKQEGIPKTKNPNEEGSQKNEIHGECKRKRKSENMKKQVSSEMPDEATGKDIGDGTDLDIKNENLNPVIPLPEGIGLTAVAGADLPQEDIGDALQFLEFCAAFGKVLDLKKGQGEAVLRDLVQGRATRRGKSNVTAQFLVNLLLVIEEDLGEESSTLNCTDGTDAWFKYLKELVSESLTVAKNMGLDSLNDAADGFDSLSPSIKLKLLNFVCDEVLLTAKVRNWMDDENTRCAEKAKELKVKVSAAKEEEKRLKQKLQDNIAEKIISKNGAPITVSEHDAIVAQVKRETAEAHAAVLESKGLWLKCNQKADAVRTEPIYVDSNGQVLWRLKSYSEKSEILLQEVVGAGDDASHEKWSTFDVEQKEIVEKRIDSFRHKRIRGSA, encoded by the exons ATGGCGGTTGTTTCAGGCGATTCCGTGGCGGAGCAGGCGAAGGACAACAAGGGAACCAAACAGAAACAGCGGAATAATTGCCCTGGCGTGCGGGTTGTGGGCGGACGGATCTATGATTCCAGAAATGGCAAGACGTGCCACCAG tgCCGTCAGAAAACCATGGACTACATGTCAGGATGCAAGAATGTAAAGAATAATAAGCCGTGTGTCATTCAATTTTGCCACAAATGCCTCTTGAATAG ATATGGGGAGAAGGCAGAAGAAGTTTCAACTCTCGAGAACTGGAACTGTCCAAAATGCAGAGGCATTTGCAACTGTAGTTGTTGCAT GAAAAAGCGAGGTTTCCAGCCTACTGGTATTCTTGTGCACACAGCCAAGGCGACTGGATTTACTTCTGTGTCAGAAATGCTACAGGTTAAAGGACCAGGGAACATTGATCATGAAAAAGCTCTCAATAAGAAGGATGCTCCAACTAAAGAGACCGATGCTTCAGACAAG GGGGCAGAAGTTGTTTCCCCAACCAAGAGGGGGAAGGAAAACATATTTAATGGGAGTATAGATTCAAATACTCAACCACTTATTTCATCAAATATTCCTCCTAAACAGGAAtctagaaaaatgaaaagacaaGAGTATGAGAAGACTCAGAAGGGACACTGCAGTAGTGGAAATGATGATGTTTCATCAACAGCTATTGATACTtccccaaaaaagaaaaaaattaataaaatgaagCAAGAGGGCATACCAAAGACAAAAAATCCCAATGAAGAGGGTTCCCAGAAGAATGAAATACATGGTGAatgtaaaagaaaaaggaaatcaGAGAACATGAAGAAACAAGTATCAAGCGAGATGCCTGATGAAGCCACTGGTAAAGATATTGGGGATGGCACTGATCTTGatatcaaaaatgaaaatttaaatccTGTTATTCCCCTGCCTGAGGGGATTGGACTTACAGCTGTAGCTGGCGCTGATTTACCTCAAGAAGATATTGGGGATGCCTTGCAATTTTTAGAGTTTTGTGCTGCATTTGGAAAG GTTCTTGATTTAAAGAAAGGGCAGGGTGAAGCTGTTCTTAGAGATTTGGTACAAGGGCGAGCTACAAGGCGAGGAAAATCTAATGTGACTGCCCAGTTTCTTGTTAACTTGCTATTGGTCATTGAAGAGGATCTGGGAGAAGA GTCTTCAACATTAAATTGTACAGATGGAACAGATGCATGGTTCAAATATCTTAAAGAGCTCGTTTCTGAATCCCTAACAGTTGCAAAGAATATGGGCTTGGATTCCTTAAATGATGCAGCTGACGGATTTGATAGCTTAAGCCCCTCAATAAAACTAAAGCTATTGAACTTTGTCTGTGATGAAGTTCTTCTCACTGC AAAGGTCAGGAATTGGATGGATGATGAGAATACAAGATGTGCTGAAAAGGCGAAGgaattaaaagtaaaagtttCAGCTGCGAAAGAGGAG gAAAAGCGTTTGAAGCAGAAACTACAGGATAACATTGCTGAAAAAATCATTTCGAAGAATGGTGCTCCCATTACAGTATCGGAGCATGATGCCATTGTTGCTCAAGTTAAGCGTGAGACAGCAGAAGCTCATGCTGCAGTGCTGGAGTCCAAAGGCTTATGGTTAAAAT GTAATCAAAAAGCTGATGCTGTTAGAACAGAGCCCATCTATGTAGACTCCAATGGTCAGGTGCTCTGGAGATTGAAAAGCTACTCTGAGAAATCTGAAATACTACTTCAAG AGGTGGTGGGAGCTGGGGATGATGCATCACATGAAAAATGGTCTACTTTTGATGTGGAACAGAAAGAAATAGTTGAGAAGCGGATTGACTCTTTCAG GCACAAAAGGATCAGGGGTTCAGCATAA
- the LOC116013664 gene encoding uncharacterized protein LOC116013664, producing MVAVVEARQLSFPKPPPLSLSLSSPPHITSLLFDPTFLSLALYHSDSSFSLYPSFSPLSPHFALPPPQTLVPPPISSATFLALRDAATPNPNSLFIASSPLSGGSAVLLRFYILTPARKGFARARVVCNHSDLKPEASKLGVVFGVSHGVSVKLAGSVNVFAMYSISNAKIWVFSVKHLGHEEVKLIKCALIDCSTPVFSMSLSFGFLILGEENGVRVLPLRPLVKGRAKNNKSTSQKNATNALERDNKMDSKRQNLQNGMINGMDSKIFFSYRGKMVGSQSELKLPSNSHLNEKSDQHSESVKLRSIKLRQDSRDLGASFIAFNHKVDNFESVKVPIRSVKAITIQALSSRKFLILDSVGKLHILSLANSAPGSEINGHMKQLNHTMSVQKMAVLPDNSTRVQAVWLSDGLHSMHVMAVTDIESSVSETENKETDERLLQTSVSQAIFSSETIQEIAPVTANSVMLLGQGSMFVYAIS from the exons ATGGTAGCTGTCGTTGAAGCTCGTCAGCTGAGCTTTCCCAAGCCGCcgcctctttctctctctctctcttctcctccTCACATCACCTCTCTCCTCTTCGACCCTACTTTTCTCTCGCTAGCGCTCTATCACTCCGATTCCTCCTTCTCTCTTTACCCCTCTTTCTCGCCCTTGTCTCCCCATTTTGCTCTCCCTCCTCCGCAAACCCTAGTCCCGCCGCCGATCTCCTCCGCCACTTTCCTCGCCCTGCGCGACGCCGCCACCCCCAACCCTAATTCACTCTTCATCGCCTCCTCGCCTCTTTCCGGCGGCTCCGCCGTCCTGCTCCGCTTTTATATCCTCACCCCCGCCAGGAAAGGCTTCGCCAGAGCCAGAGTTGTGTGCAATCACAGTGATCTTAAACCGGAAGCGAGCAAATTGGGGGTCGTTTTTGGGGTTAGTCATGGGGTTTCGGTGAAATTGGCTGGATCAGTCAACGTGTTTGCAATGTACTCTATTTCGAATGCGAAGATTTGGGTTTTTTCCGTGAAGCACCTCGGACATGAAGAGGTGAAATTGATCAAGTGTGCTCTGATTGATTGCTCTACTCCAGTTTTTTCAATGAGTCTTTCGTTCGGGTTCTTGATTCTGGGGGAAGAGAATGGGGTTCGGGTTCTACCTTTACGGCCCCTGGTTAAAGGGAGAGCTAAGAACAACAAGAGCACTAGTCAAAAGAATGCTACTAATGCATTGGAACGAGATAATAAGATGGACAGTAAAAGGCAGAATTTGCAAAATGGGATGATTAATGGAATGGATTCAAAGATTTTCTTCAGCTATAGAGGCAAAATGGTGGGTAGTCAATCAGAATTGAAATTGCCTTCAAATAGTCATTTGAATGAGAAAAGTGATCAGCATTCTGAGTCTG TAAAGTTGAGGTCTATCAAATTGAGACAAGATTCTAGAGATTTGGGTGCAAGCTTCATAGCATTCAATCACAAGGTAGACAACTTCGAATCAGTTAAAGTGCCTATAAGATCGGTCAAGGCTATAACCATCCAGGCCTTATCTTCAAGGAAGTTTCTGATATTGGACTCTGTTGGGAAGTTGCACATCTTATCCCTCGCCAATTCTGCCCCTGGTTCTGAGATCAATGGTCACATGAAGCAGTTGAATCACACCATGAGTGTCCAAAAGATGGCTGTTCTTCCTGATAATTCAACAA GAGTGCAAGCCGTTTGGTTGTCAGATGGGCTCCACAGTATGCATGTGATGGCAGTTACTGATATAGAAAGTTCTGTTAGTGAAACAGAAAACAAAGAGACTGATGAAAGGCTATTGCAAACTTCAG TTTCTCAAGCCATATTTTCCAGTGAAACAATCCAAGAAATAGCACCTGTGACTGCGAATTCAGTTATGCTACTTGGACAAG GAAGCATGTTTGTATATGCAATTTCTTAA